From the genome of Tripterygium wilfordii isolate XIE 37 chromosome 6, ASM1340144v1, whole genome shotgun sequence:
CCCCTTCATGACATTTTACAGTTCTGAAAACCTTACAACTCTTCCAATCCCAAAACCAGCATTTACCCTCCCCATCTCCTGACATAACAAAACGTCCATCAGGTGAGAAGTTGACTTGGCAAGCATATCCAGCCACAATATGCCCAGCaaatctcttcttcttattcagCTGAAATCTTTCCCTGGTGCTATAGATAAGAATTTGATTGTCCAAGCTCTGTGCTGCAAGCCAATTTGTATTGGGATGAAGAGAAATTGCCGGCATAGAGTGCATGTGAGGCTCGCTAATATACTTTATAACCACAGGAATCCCATACTCCCACACTCGAAGAGACTTGTCGTCACTAGAAGTAACAAATCTTCTATTATTGTCCACAAATGTAATAGTATTCACGGCCCCCAAATGTTGATCATATTCCTGAGTAATCTGCCCGCTGTTGATATCCCACTGCACAATCTTCTTATCACTCATACCAGCCAACAGAATATTCTGCTTATCCTCATCAGGATTTAGTTTAACAACATATGGGATTTTTCCAGTCGAAAAAGTAGATATCACCTGCCCTGTTTCTGTATCCCAGTACTTAATATTCTTATCATACCCAGCAGTCAAGAACTTAGTCCCATCATTGCAAAACGAAATATCACGAACTCCCTTTGAATGCCCCATGTAAGTCCTCATACACTTACCTGAATTGTACACATCCCAAATTTTCACCTTGGTATCCAACCCAGCAGAGAGAATTAAATGTCCATACTTGGGGAAGAACCTAATAGCAGAAACTCCCTTTGTATGCCCGCTCCAAGTGTGCACCAACCTCTTAGGTATATAACAATGATCGTTGGTGGCTTTCTTATCCTTAGGGGGCGCAATCCATGACCTTCCTTGATAATCCCTTAATTCCTTGCCATGGAAAGTGCTCTTATCAGCAACGACCTCTCCTTTGTCACCGCCCTGtcctttctcttccttcttcttggCATACTCCTCAGCATACTTCTTCTGCTCTTCCGTTAACTCCACTTGCACACCTTCCTTCTTGCCTGCCCATGGactcttcttgtttttgagtAACCACGCATCGGTTGCGGGATTCTCAACCTCTGTAGCGTCAACATCTCCATTATCACCCTCATCTTCGtcctcttccttcttctccAACTTCCGACGCTTAAGCTCCTGTTGTGGGATGTTATAGACAGAAATACCGTTGTTTTGGTTCAAGGCCTCCAAATCGCCGACAAAATTGTTTCCAGCAGAAGCGGAGGGATCAGCAGCGTAGGCATACTTGTGGAAGGTGTTGTACTGCTCGTCGAAGACAAAAGAATCAATGGCGGCGTCCTCTACAAAGCCAAGCTTGTGGTTGCGCATACCCTGGGCAATGCCGTCCTTCGCATAAGGATGGGCAGGACCATATATAGGAGCCCAAAGCTGGTCGTAGGTAGGGTTGAAGGCGACAGTGTGATGAACCGGGTCTATTGGCTTAGAATGCGTCTGGTGAGCCTGCGCCACACTAAGGGCGAGCATCGTGTCATCCACCTTGGGGGCTGAGGACTTTGCTAGAAGTAGGCGCGGCGGGGAGGAGTCTGGTGATGAATTAGGGTTTTCATCATTTTGCTCTGCCTTCTCGCCGTCAGGTTGGTCTTCCTGTTTGTACGCTTGAATAAGATCCATCAGTGGTATCGACAAAGAGAGGGAGCGAAATTGGCCCTCTCCGTGGAGAAATCTCTAAGTCTGAGACTAGCCGGTTGACGGAAAACCTACGATGACCCGAGTTTCGTGGTGATGGAACTCCTCTGCAACTGCAAAATCAAGACTCAAGAGTGCAGGACGTGCCCTAGAAGAAATAGTTTTATAATTGCAAATTACATCTTCACCCCTT
Proteins encoded in this window:
- the LOC119999888 gene encoding pre-mRNA-processing factor 17-like isoform X1 codes for the protein MDLIQAYKQEDQPDGEKAEQNDENPNSSPDSSPPRLLLAKSSAPKVDDTMLALSVAQAHQTHSKPIDPVHHTVAFNPTYDQLWAPIYGPAHPYAKDGIAQGMRNHKLGFVEDAAIDSFVFDEQYNTFHKYAYAADPSASAGNNFVGDLEALNQNNGISVYNIPQQELKRRKLEKKEEDEDEGDNGDVDATEVENPATDAWLLKNKKSPWAGKKEGVQVELTEEQKKYAEEYAKKKEEKGQGGDKGEVVADKSTFHGKELRDYQGRSWIAPPKDKKATNDHCYIPKRLVHTWSGHTKGVSAIRFFPKYGHLILSAGLDTKVKIWDVYNSGKCMRTYMGHSKGVRDISFCNDGTKFLTAGYDKNIKYWDTETGQVISTFSTGKIPYVVKLNPDEDKQNILLAGMSDKKIVQWDINSGQITQEYDQHLGAVNTITFVDNNRRFVTSSDDKSLRVWEYGIPVVIKYISEPHMHSMPAISLHPNTNWLAAQSLDNQILIYSTRERFQLNKKKRFAGHIVAGYACQVNFSPDGRFVMSGDGEGKCWFWDWKSCKVFRTVKCHEGVCIGCEWHPLEQSRVATCGWDGLIKYWD
- the LOC119999888 gene encoding pre-mRNA-processing factor 17-like isoform X2, producing the protein MDLIQAYKQEDQPDGEKAEQNDENPNSSPDSSPPRLLLAKSSAPKVDDTMLALSVAQAHQTHSKPIDPVHHTVAFNPTYDQLWAPIYGPAHPYAKDGIAQGMRNHKLGFVEDAAIDSFVFDEQYNTFHKYAYAADPSASAGNNFVGDLEALNQNNGISVYNIPQQELKRRKLEKKEEDEDEGDNGDVDATEVENPATDAWLLKNKKSPWAGKKEGVQVELTEEQKKYAEEYAKKKEEKGQGGDKGEVVADKSTFHGKELRDYQGRSWIAPPKDKKATNDHCYIPKRLVHTWSGHTKGVSAIRFFPKYGHLILSAGLDTKVKIWDVYNSGKCMRTYMGHSKGVRDISFCNDGTKFLTAGYDKNIKYWDTETGQVISTFSTGKIPYVVKLNPDEDKQNILLAGMSDKKIVQWDINSGQITQEYDQHLGAVNTITFVDNNRRFVTSSDDKSLRVWEYGIPVVIKYISEPHMHSMPAISLHPNTNWLAAQSLDNQILIYSTRERFQLNKKKRFAGHIVAGYACQVNFSPDGRFVMSGDGEGKCWFWDWKSCKVFRTVKCHEGVCIGCEWHPLEQSRVATCGWDGLIKYW